DNA from Vibrio marisflavi CECT 7928:
TAATTGAACGTATTGGTCGTTGTTGTGTGTCAGTAGGTAAACTTTATTCATTTGCTTGCTTTTTTCCTTAGTACATATCAAGTACACTTCCGCTGTCTTTTTCTTTCGCAACGAATGAATATTATGCTACGAAACCCTCTTCAGGTTCGACTAGAGAAGTTTGAACCATGGCAACAGATTACCTTCATGGCTTGCCTTTGTGAGCGCATGTACCCTAACTTTGCCACGTTTTGCGCCAATACAGAATACGCTGAAGCACGAGTATATCGTGAAATATTAGATAGTGTATGGGAGCTGTTAACAGTTAAAAGTGCAAAAATAAACTTTGAACGTCAATTAGAGAAACTAGAAGATATCATTCCTAGCTCAGACGACTTTGATTTTTACGCAGTTTACCCAGCTATTGATGCCTGTGTTGCTCTATCTACTATGCTGCACGGTTTACTTGACCGTGATGATCTATTTGAAAGCATGCAGCAAGTCAGTCAGCAATCTGTGCTTACCGTTGCTCAACTAGAAGAAGCTCAGACAGGTGAAGCGATTACCGACGAAAACCAAAAAGAGAATGAAGCGGTTTCTGCGGAGTGGGACATTCAATGGGCGATCTTTAGGCCTCTAAGAGACGTTCAAGAACGCGACATCGATTTAATTAAAGATTTACGCCAAGAACTGAGAGACGAAGCAATCAGCAATATAGGCGTTGAGTTAAGCTAAGCGTTTTACTCGCTCTTTTCTTCCCCACTGTCGTTTATTCTGTGGCTAGCTTTCCATTGCTTCCAACGCTCAAAAGCTAGCTTCTGCATATCTGCGAACTTATCGGCCTCATCGACGATCTCTTCTCCAATTAGATGTTCGAAGATATCTTCTAGAGTCAGTACACCCAATACAGTACCGTATTCATCACCTACAATAGCGAGCTGCAATCGGTTAGCCATCATTTGCTCGAAGGCTTTCGGAAGTGATAACGTGTTAAGCAGTACATGTATGGGACGCATGATCGCACCTAACTGTGTTTCGCCGTAGCCTGCTTGTCTGTGCTTAAACAACTCCAATCTATGAACAAAACCAATAACGTTGTCTTTTTCTTTGCTATATACCAGTGGCCGAGAAAAAGGTGTGTCATGGTGGATTTCAAGAAAGCGATTGATAGTCAGCTCTGCTTCGACCCTAAATAGCACAGGTCTTGGTGTCATGACTTTGGTTACGGGAATATCTTGAATGCCAAGTAGGTTAGTCAAAATCTTAGACTCTCCCTCGGCAAACTCGCCTTGCTCTTTGGCTAGCATGGCAATAGCCGAGAGTTCATCTCGCATTTTTGTATCTTCTTGATTGCGAGAAAGCCTTTTAGTTATGAGCTCTGAGAACCAAATAAATGGTGCAAGCCCCCAAACCATCCAGCGTAAAATAGTGGCTGTAGCCGGAGCTAATTGGCGCCAATAAGTTGCACCAACGGTTTTTGGGACGATTTCGGATAGCACTAATATACCAAGTGTTAACACCGCGGAGAAAACTCCTAACCACTCTTCGCCAAATACAATTGTAGCCTGAGCACCAGCGCTTGCCGCTCCTACAGTATGTGCAATCGTGTTTAAAGTTAGTATGGCTGCGAGTGGCCGATCGATATCAGACTTGAGCCGAACGAGCTTTTTGGCAGAGCGATGCTCTTGCTGTCGCATTTGAGCAACATAGCCCGGAGTAATACTGAGTAAGACGGCTTCTAAAATAGAGCAGACGAACGAAACGCCAATAGCGATGGCAACAAAAATGGTAAGCAGTAACATATCAATCCCTTTGCTATGAAAATTGAGAGTAACATGGCTGAGATCTTGCGCAATATGTTGCCTTAGAATTGACACAAAACATATGTCAAAAGCCCCAGTGAGGAATTATTAGTAAAACTGTTGAGGATTTTATAAACAATATTGTTCACGGGCTATTTTGCCTTCCTGCTTTTTAGAATAATGACTACAGTTATACATGCAGTTGCGCATTGAGTTGCAGTGCGACATACCTCGCCAGCCCTT
Protein-coding regions in this window:
- a CDS encoding CNNM domain-containing protein, with the protein product MLLLTIFVAIAIGVSFVCSILEAVLLSITPGYVAQMRQQEHRSAKKLVRLKSDIDRPLAAILTLNTIAHTVGAASAGAQATIVFGEEWLGVFSAVLTLGILVLSEIVPKTVGATYWRQLAPATATILRWMVWGLAPFIWFSELITKRLSRNQEDTKMRDELSAIAMLAKEQGEFAEGESKILTNLLGIQDIPVTKVMTPRPVLFRVEAELTINRFLEIHHDTPFSRPLVYSKEKDNVIGFVHRLELFKHRQAGYGETQLGAIMRPIHVLLNTLSLPKAFEQMMANRLQLAIVGDEYGTVLGVLTLEDIFEHLIGEEIVDEADKFADMQKLAFERWKQWKASHRINDSGEEKSE
- a CDS encoding YjaG family protein, giving the protein MLRNPLQVRLEKFEPWQQITFMACLCERMYPNFATFCANTEYAEARVYREILDSVWELLTVKSAKINFERQLEKLEDIIPSSDDFDFYAVYPAIDACVALSTMLHGLLDRDDLFESMQQVSQQSVLTVAQLEEAQTGEAITDENQKENEAVSAEWDIQWAIFRPLRDVQERDIDLIKDLRQELRDEAISNIGVELS